The proteins below are encoded in one region of Ephemeroptericola cinctiostellae:
- a CDS encoding AAA family ATPase, giving the protein MSQEQEAANEVLTLEAEVNKFSNELPYWGRFLAKKILSDSTISDIDIDIVYQYLLEELTLLPPTEKPNLAINYCGNNSSDYKLDLSFTKLENIEGVNALTENQVIDFSPNLTIIYGANGSGKSGYVRLLKKVFYSKTPEEIIQNIHIKSEHKPVSANFTFHSADSGISLKYPDNSNNSEFEQFAVFDNGSVKKHLDHKNEFEFRPAGLSFFADFTEAIKRVEVKLNSEIASKQTSNEFDVWFDGESEIKALVQGLTAQTNIVDLKKHTPFSEKDKTEKAAIEKKYDEVALASKNKEKDIIKLEGIKKSVSDNKKTIEFINTYFASTYLTRVQTSITDCLDKEAAAKAGGIENFKTNKVQNIGTTEWKNFIVAADKFAKQQKGDETVYPKSNDNCLLCHQPLSEEAENLINNYWVFIKSVVEQNATQSQQELNEIKAGFEKLTFDLFPIDNILTVWLTENYPNFLTSVKENLAAQKVLTSNIVADITGKTANNRVEIQTSVDDHDTIISAINESISTLKNDSLGAELTKLLNTKTYLAHKEKFNIHFEKFTTYIQNQQWILKANTISWVSQKRTITTWEKNLSGKYFNQKYVDIFNQECAHLNGSFGIEVSHTGSSGTSFRQLTLKGKNPAAILSEGEQKVIALADFMAEMQLSDVNRGVIFDDPVTSLDEGRKKDIAHRLIKESGRKQVIVFTHDLIFVSNLITFSEECTNPFLCHWVENRDGNAGQVWLKNSPSYEKEYRNAEPARKHYTDANKDDCPPAQREFLVRTGFTALRTCYEVLVINDLFKNVVQRYNERVSVDALSKVFFDDELVNELLDSFAQCCRYMEGHTHSDKYAYKKPEPTNLNEEIIRYDTIRTKIKKTTKPTA; this is encoded by the coding sequence ATGAGTCAAGAACAGGAAGCTGCCAATGAAGTGTTAACGCTAGAGGCTGAGGTTAATAAATTTTCAAACGAACTGCCATATTGGGGGCGTTTTTTAGCTAAGAAAATTTTGTCAGACTCAACTATTTCAGACATTGACATAGATATTGTTTATCAATATCTACTTGAAGAACTCACTCTCTTACCGCCTACAGAGAAACCCAACTTGGCAATAAACTATTGCGGAAACAACTCTAGTGACTACAAACTTGATTTGTCTTTCACCAAGCTTGAAAATATTGAAGGCGTAAACGCCTTAACTGAAAATCAAGTAATTGATTTCAGCCCAAACCTTACAATTATCTACGGTGCAAACGGCTCTGGAAAATCAGGGTACGTTCGTTTACTGAAAAAAGTTTTCTATTCAAAGACACCAGAAGAAATTATTCAAAACATTCACATCAAAAGCGAACACAAACCCGTTTCAGCAAACTTTACTTTTCATTCAGCAGATTCTGGCATTTCTTTAAAGTATCCTGACAACTCTAATAATTCAGAGTTTGAGCAATTTGCGGTATTTGACAATGGTAGTGTAAAGAAACATCTTGATCACAAGAATGAATTTGAGTTTCGTCCAGCAGGGTTGAGTTTCTTCGCTGACTTCACAGAAGCAATAAAACGGGTTGAAGTAAAACTCAATTCTGAAATTGCAAGCAAACAAACTTCAAATGAGTTTGACGTTTGGTTTGATGGGGAGTCTGAAATTAAAGCCTTGGTTCAAGGCTTAACAGCTCAAACAAACATTGTAGATTTAAAAAAACACACTCCATTTTCAGAAAAAGATAAAACAGAAAAAGCCGCTATCGAAAAGAAGTATGATGAAGTTGCGCTAGCATCTAAAAACAAAGAGAAGGATATTATAAAACTTGAAGGCATAAAGAAGAGTGTAAGCGACAATAAAAAGACTATTGAGTTTATCAACACTTACTTTGCTTCGACGTATCTCACACGTGTTCAAACTTCAATAACTGATTGTTTAGATAAAGAAGCTGCTGCAAAAGCAGGAGGAATTGAAAATTTCAAGACAAATAAAGTTCAAAATATCGGAACTACAGAATGGAAGAATTTTATTGTCGCTGCTGACAAGTTTGCGAAACAGCAAAAAGGAGATGAAACAGTCTATCCCAAAAGCAATGACAACTGTTTGCTTTGCCATCAACCACTTTCAGAAGAGGCAGAAAACCTGATTAATAACTACTGGGTTTTTATAAAAAGTGTTGTAGAACAAAACGCAACTCAATCACAGCAGGAACTTAATGAAATAAAAGCTGGTTTTGAAAAACTTACATTTGATTTATTCCCCATTGATAATATTTTAACCGTTTGGCTGACTGAAAACTATCCAAATTTTTTGACATCAGTTAAAGAAAATCTTGCAGCACAAAAAGTTCTTACATCAAATATCGTTGCTGACATCACAGGAAAAACAGCAAACAATCGAGTAGAAATTCAAACCAGTGTAGATGATCATGACACAATTATTTCTGCAATAAATGAATCAATAAGCACTCTGAAAAATGATTCACTAGGCGCAGAGCTAACGAAGCTTCTAAATACAAAAACATATCTTGCTCACAAGGAGAAGTTCAATATTCATTTTGAAAAATTCACGACCTACATTCAAAATCAACAATGGATTCTGAAAGCGAATACTATAAGTTGGGTAAGTCAAAAAAGAACCATAACAACGTGGGAAAAAAACCTTTCAGGTAAATATTTCAATCAAAAGTACGTTGATATTTTCAATCAAGAGTGTGCGCATTTGAATGGAAGTTTCGGAATTGAAGTTAGTCATACTGGTTCTTCAGGTACCTCATTCAGGCAACTTACTTTGAAAGGTAAAAATCCAGCTGCAATTCTAAGTGAAGGGGAACAAAAAGTAATTGCTTTAGCTGACTTCATGGCTGAAATGCAACTCTCTGATGTAAACAGAGGAGTAATATTTGACGACCCTGTAACCTCTTTAGACGAAGGAAGGAAAAAGGATATTGCTCATCGACTTATCAAAGAATCAGGAAGGAAACAGGTAATTGTCTTTACTCACGATTTAATCTTCGTTTCAAATTTGATTACCTTTTCAGAAGAGTGCACGAATCCTTTTCTTTGTCATTGGGTTGAAAACAGAGACGGCAACGCTGGACAAGTTTGGTTAAAAAATTCACCATCCTACGAAAAAGAATATCGCAACGCTGAACCTGCAAGGAAGCATTACACAGATGCGAATAAAGATGATTGCCCACCTGCACAACGAGAGTTTCTAGTTAGAACAGGATTTACCGCTTTAAGAACATGTTATGAAGTTTTAGTAATCAACGATCTTTTTAAGAATGTTGTTCAGCGTTACAACGAAAGAGTTAGTGTTGATGCTCTGTCAAAGGTGTTTTTTGATGATGAACTGGTGAACGAGTTATTGGACAGCTTTGCTCAATGCTGCAGATATATGGAAGGCCATACTCATAGCGATAAATACGCTTATAAGAAACCAGAACCAACAAATCTTAACGAAGAAATAATCAGGTATGACACGATACGAACTAAGATAAAGAAAACCACAAAACCAACCGCGTGA
- a CDS encoding DNA-deoxyinosine glycosylase, producing MIQSFNCILPHESPVALILGSLPSVTSLGQQQYYAHPQNAFWRIIETLFANGAPCTYDERIELLKQNRIALWDVIATAQREGSLDSAIQPDTVIPNDIIGLINAYPSIKTIYLNGGTAAILFKRHIAKHLSATVQIIPLPSTSPANARMGFEEKLGKWGVIKNDS from the coding sequence ATGATTCAAAGCTTCAACTGCATCCTACCGCACGAGTCGCCCGTCGCCCTCATCCTCGGCTCACTGCCCAGCGTCACCTCACTCGGCCAGCAACAATACTACGCCCACCCACAAAACGCCTTTTGGCGCATCATCGAAACCCTGTTCGCCAACGGTGCGCCATGTACCTACGATGAGCGAATTGAGCTACTAAAGCAAAACCGCATCGCCCTATGGGATGTCATCGCCACCGCCCAACGTGAAGGCAGCCTTGATTCCGCCATTCAACCCGACACCGTCATCCCCAACGACATCATCGGCCTGATCAACGCATACCCCAGCATTAAAACGATCTACCTCAACGGTGGCACCGCCGCAATCCTGTTCAAACGCCACATCGCCAAACACCTCAGCGCAACCGTTCAAATCATCCCGCTCCCCAGCACCAGTCCAGCCAATGCTCGGATGGGGTTTGAGGAAAAGTTGGGGAAGTGGGGTGTGATTAAGAACGACTCATAA
- the htpG gene encoding molecular chaperone HtpG, translating to MSTTNTPSKTHSFQAEVSQLLHLVTHSLYSNPEIFLRELVSNASDACDKLRFEGLNNAALYENDSDLAIRITLDKTKKTLTITDNGIGLTAQDAIDNLGTIAKSGTKDFMSKLSGDQKADAQLIGQFGVGFYSGFIVADKITVESRRAGAPISEGVRWVSGGTGDFTVETIERAARGTSVILHLRDDAEQYLNAWQVKQIVNKYSDHISLPIQMYKEAWQDAKEENQPGEMVTTDEWETINSASALWTRPKKDITDEQYTEFYKHISHDFTAPLAWAHNRVEGSTEYTQLLFIPAQAPQDLYYRDSKTGLKLYVKRVFIMDDAENLLPHYLRFVKGVIDSADLPLNVSRELLQESRDVKTIREGNTRRILSTLEQLANSEDATEQEKFRTFYAQFGAVLKEGVAEDTGNRDKIAKLLRFASTTSDEVSRSFADYKASMIDGQEAIYYITADGLAAAKHSPQLEVFRKKGIEVLLMTDRIDEWALGYLTEFEGTPLQSVTKGAVDLGKLQDDDEKKAAESAAEQLKPLLDKLEATLKDKAKNVRITTRLVDSPACLVADEHDLSPQLAKMFKQMGQAIPDSKPILEINPEHALVKRLETDAEHFDDLAHVIFDQAMLADGDLPSDPVAYLKRVNAMLLG from the coding sequence ATGAGCACCACCAACACCCCGTCAAAAACCCACAGTTTTCAAGCCGAAGTGTCGCAATTATTGCATTTGGTCACGCATTCATTGTATTCCAATCCTGAAATTTTTTTGCGTGAGCTGGTGTCGAATGCGTCGGATGCGTGTGACAAGCTGCGTTTTGAAGGATTGAACAATGCCGCGTTGTATGAGAATGACAGTGATTTGGCGATTCGCATCACTTTGGACAAGACAAAAAAGACTTTAACAATCACCGATAACGGCATCGGTTTGACCGCGCAAGATGCGATCGACAACCTCGGGACGATTGCCAAAAGTGGTACAAAAGATTTCATGAGCAAACTCTCGGGCGACCAAAAAGCCGATGCGCAGTTGATTGGTCAATTTGGTGTGGGGTTTTATTCGGGCTTCATCGTCGCGGATAAAATCACGGTCGAGTCGCGCCGTGCGGGTGCGCCGATCAGCGAAGGTGTGCGCTGGGTGAGCGGTGGCACGGGCGATTTCACAGTGGAAACGATTGAGCGTGCGGCACGTGGCACGAGTGTGATTTTGCATTTACGCGACGATGCGGAGCAGTATTTGAACGCTTGGCAAGTCAAACAAATCGTCAATAAATATTCGGATCACATCAGTTTGCCGATTCAAATGTACAAAGAAGCATGGCAAGACGCGAAAGAAGAAAATCAGCCTGGCGAAATGGTCACCACCGATGAGTGGGAAACCATCAACTCAGCAAGTGCACTGTGGACGCGTCCCAAAAAAGACATCACGGACGAACAATACACCGAGTTCTACAAACACATCAGCCACGATTTCACTGCGCCGTTGGCGTGGGCGCACAATCGCGTGGAAGGTTCGACCGAGTACACACAATTGTTGTTCATTCCTGCGCAAGCGCCACAGGATTTGTATTATCGTGACAGCAAAACAGGTTTGAAACTCTATGTCAAACGCGTGTTCATCATGGATGATGCTGAAAATTTATTGCCGCATTATTTGCGTTTTGTCAAAGGTGTGATTGACAGTGCGGACTTGCCGCTCAACGTCAGCCGTGAGCTGCTGCAAGAAAGCCGCGATGTGAAAACCATCCGTGAAGGCAACACGCGCCGCATTTTAAGCACATTGGAGCAACTGGCCAACAGCGAGGATGCCACCGAGCAGGAAAAGTTCCGCACCTTCTACGCGCAATTCGGCGCGGTGCTTAAAGAAGGCGTGGCAGAAGACACCGGTAACCGTGACAAAATCGCCAAATTGCTGCGTTTTGCTTCCACCACCAGCGATGAAGTCAGCCGCTCATTCGCCGATTACAAAGCCAGCATGATCGATGGTCAAGAAGCCATTTACTACATCACCGCCGATGGCTTGGCTGCCGCCAAACACAGTCCACAACTGGAAGTGTTCCGTAAAAAAGGCATCGAAGTGCTCCTCATGACCGATCGCATCGACGAATGGGCTTTGGGCTATTTGACCGAATTTGAAGGCACACCCTTGCAAAGCGTGACCAAAGGCGCGGTCGATTTAGGCAAACTGCAAGACGACGATGAGAAAAAAGCCGCAGAATCCGCCGCAGAACAACTGAAACCCCTGCTCGATAAACTAGAAGCCACGCTCAAAGACAAAGCCAAAAACGTCCGCATCACCACACGTTTGGTCGACAGCCCAGCGTGCTTGGTCGCCGACGAACACGACCTGTCACCCCAGTTGGCTAAAATGTTCAAGCAAATGGGTCAAGCCATACCCGACAGTAAGCCGATACTCGAAATCAACCCAGAGCACGCTTTGGTCAAACGACTCGAAACCGATGCCGAACATTTTGATGATTTGGCACACGTGATTTTTGATCAAGCCATGCTCGCCGACGGTGATCTGCCCAGCGACCCTGTCGCATATTTGAAGCGAGTGAATGCGATGTTGTTGGGGTGA
- a CDS encoding DUF1993 domain-containing protein encodes MQAQHNLYDLITPLVKRIKALDTILEKLQTHCTEHNIADAVFLNDRLYPNMLPFASQVRIVTDFTKGAASRLTGSDIPKFEDNEATIAQLRDRIAALIAHLDTFNASQFEGADSKDILLKLPGDRELKFNGWDYMNDFVLPNVYFHLTTAYNILRHRGVGLGKVDFLGG; translated from the coding sequence ATGCAAGCACAACACAACCTCTACGACCTCATCACCCCGCTCGTCAAACGCATCAAAGCCCTCGACACCATCCTTGAGAAACTCCAAACCCACTGCACCGAACACAACATCGCCGACGCTGTTTTTCTCAATGACCGCCTTTACCCCAACATGCTCCCATTTGCTTCGCAGGTGCGCATCGTCACCGACTTCACCAAAGGCGCAGCAAGTCGCCTCACAGGCAGCGACATCCCCAAATTTGAAGATAATGAAGCCACCATTGCCCAATTGCGCGACCGCATCGCTGCACTCATTGCCCACCTCGACACCTTCAATGCCAGCCAATTCGAGGGTGCAGACAGCAAAGACATCCTCCTCAAGCTGCCTGGCGATCGAGAGCTGAAATTCAACGGTTGGGACTACATGAATGATTTTGTACTGCCAAACGTCTATTTCCACCTGACCACGGCATACAACATCTTGCGTCATCGTGGGGTGGGGTTGGGGAAAGTGGATTTTTTGGGTGGGTGA
- the hpt gene encoding hypoxanthine phosphoribosyltransferase: MTHHITHILFDERTLANTVERLGAQISRDYHGQELLVICILKGASVFMADLIRKIDVPIQIDFMAVSSYGHSTQSSGVVKINKDLDTDIENRHILIVEDIIDSGLTLKYLSENLQSRHPKSLKICTLLDKPERRQTHLSIDYTGFEIPDVFIVGYGIDYAEHYRHLPYIGAISPN, encoded by the coding sequence ATGACACACCACATCACACACATCCTATTTGATGAGCGCACACTGGCAAACACAGTCGAACGTCTTGGCGCGCAAATCAGTCGCGATTATCACGGCCAAGAACTGCTCGTGATCTGCATTCTGAAAGGTGCCAGCGTCTTCATGGCCGACCTCATCCGAAAAATTGATGTACCGATTCAAATCGACTTCATGGCCGTATCGAGTTACGGCCACAGCACCCAAAGCTCAGGTGTGGTCAAAATCAACAAAGACCTCGACACCGACATCGAAAACCGTCACATCCTCATCGTCGAAGACATCATCGACTCAGGCCTCACCCTCAAATACCTTTCCGAAAACCTGCAATCGCGCCATCCCAAATCCCTTAAAATATGCACGCTACTGGATAAGCCCGAGCGGCGGCAAACGCACCTCAGCATCGACTACACAGGTTTTGAAATCCCCGATGTGTTCATTGTTGGTTACGGCATTGACTACGCAGAACACTACCGTCATTTACCTTATATCGGCGCGATCTCGCCAAACTGA
- the arsB gene encoding ACR3 family arsenite efflux transporter — protein sequence MNDPIQRCLFETHTMNLFERYLSLWVALCIVVGIALGQFFPTVFQSLSHIEIAQVNIPVGLLIWVMIIPMLMKIDFSSLHQVKSHWRGISVTLVINWLVKPFSMAFLAWLFVRHVFAPYLPAEQLDSYVAGLILLAAAPCTAMVFVWSRLTHGDPLFTLSQVALNDAIMIVAFAPIVALLLGLSAITVPWNTLLLSVALYIVIPVILAQLLRKSLLKKGQAAFDNTMNRIGSYSIVALLLTLVLLFAFQGEAIVQSPLIIAMLAVPILIQVFFNSGLAYVLNRWAGEQHSVACPSALIGASNFFELAVAAAISLFGFQSGAALATVVGVLVEVPAMLLVVRWVNRSKNWYENR from the coding sequence ATGAATGATCCCATTCAACGTTGTCTCTTTGAAACACACACCATGAACTTATTTGAACGTTACCTGTCCCTGTGGGTCGCCTTGTGCATTGTTGTCGGCATTGCACTGGGTCAATTTTTTCCCACCGTTTTTCAAAGCCTAAGCCACATTGAAATCGCGCAAGTGAACATCCCAGTCGGCCTGCTGATTTGGGTCATGATCATTCCCATGCTCATGAAAATTGATTTCAGCTCATTGCATCAAGTGAAATCGCATTGGCGCGGCATCAGCGTGACATTGGTCATCAACTGGCTGGTCAAACCCTTTTCTATGGCATTTTTGGCTTGGCTGTTTGTGCGTCATGTGTTCGCCCCTTATTTACCCGCTGAACAGCTTGACAGCTACGTCGCGGGTCTGATTTTACTGGCCGCTGCACCGTGCACCGCCATGGTGTTTGTGTGGAGTCGATTGACCCACGGCGACCCATTGTTCACGCTGTCTCAAGTCGCGTTGAACGATGCCATCATGATTGTCGCCTTTGCGCCGATTGTTGCCTTGTTACTTGGTCTGTCCGCCATCACCGTGCCTTGGAACACATTGCTCTTGTCGGTCGCATTGTATATTGTCATTCCTGTGATTTTGGCGCAACTGCTCCGCAAAAGCCTGCTCAAGAAGGGACAAGCGGCTTTCGACAACACCATGAATCGCATTGGCAGCTACTCAATTGTCGCGTTGTTGCTGACGCTGGTTTTGTTGTTCGCATTCCAAGGTGAAGCGATTGTCCAGTCGCCGCTCATCATTGCCATGCTGGCGGTGCCGATTCTGATACAAGTGTTTTTTAATTCAGGTTTGGCTTATGTGCTCAACCGCTGGGCGGGTGAACAGCACAGTGTCGCTTGCCCATCGGCCTTGATTGGTGCGAGCAACTTCTTTGAGCTCGCGGTTGCTGCCGCCATCAGTTTGTTTGGTTTTCAATCGGGCGCAGCATTGGCAACGGTGGTGGGTGTGTTGGTTGAAGTGCCCGCGATGTTGCTGGTTGTTCGGTGGGTCAATCGAAGCAAAAACTGGTATGAAAATCGCTAA
- a CDS encoding arsenate reductase ArsC produces MLNVLILCTHNSARSALAEAMLNHWATEYGIAVKAHSAGSAPSGKTNPHALAVLNAAGVDTAYLKSKSWDVFTEIGAPEIDIVITVCDSAAGETCPLFIGNAQQIKVHWGYPDPSNAMGGEEAKRAAFEVTRQALAYRMLMLLDLLESLTDEASDGIALNKAWHAMPKVARVAQLAAVLVK; encoded by the coding sequence ATGCTCAATGTACTCATCCTCTGTACCCACAACTCCGCCCGCAGTGCGTTGGCCGAAGCCATGCTCAACCATTGGGCCACGGAGTATGGCATCGCAGTGAAAGCCCATAGCGCGGGCAGTGCGCCTTCGGGCAAAACAAATCCGCACGCCCTCGCGGTGCTGAATGCCGCAGGCGTAGATACCGCCTATTTAAAAAGTAAAAGTTGGGATGTCTTTACGGAAATTGGCGCACCTGAGATTGACATCGTCATCACCGTGTGTGACTCGGCAGCAGGTGAAACGTGTCCATTGTTCATTGGCAATGCGCAGCAGATTAAAGTGCATTGGGGTTATCCCGATCCCTCTAATGCCATGGGTGGTGAAGAGGCCAAACGTGCGGCATTTGAAGTCACACGACAAGCGCTGGCTTATCGGATGCTCATGTTGCTTGATCTGCTCGAATCGTTGACGGATGAGGCCAGTGATGGCATTGCATTGAACAAAGCATGGCATGCCATGCCAAAAGTCGCACGTGTGGCGCAATTGGCAGCGGTATTGGTGAAATGA
- a CDS encoding ArsI/CadI family heavy metal resistance metalloenzyme codes for MKRLHMHVAVDDLNQSIQFYSTLFAAEPSVLKGDYAKWMLDDPRMNFAISQRGAAVGLNHIGIQVEHAEELADMHTRLKTLNATVLEETEAACCYAQSDKYWVTDPSGLAWETFHTLDTIPVFGKEVSETKDACCAPLAAAPAAEKSLSSCCVPKAGSGCC; via the coding sequence ATGAAACGCTTACACATGCATGTTGCAGTGGATGACTTGAACCAAAGCATTCAGTTTTATTCAACGTTGTTCGCCGCTGAACCGAGCGTGCTCAAAGGTGATTATGCCAAATGGATGTTGGATGACCCACGCATGAATTTTGCGATTTCGCAACGTGGTGCCGCGGTTGGTTTGAACCACATTGGCATTCAAGTGGAGCATGCGGAAGAATTGGCTGATATGCACACGCGCCTGAAAACACTGAATGCAACAGTGTTGGAGGAAACTGAAGCCGCGTGTTGCTATGCACAATCGGATAAATATTGGGTCACGGATCCGTCGGGATTGGCGTGGGAAACATTCCATACGCTCGACACGATCCCCGTGTTTGGTAAAGAGGTGAGTGAGACCAAAGACGCATGTTGTGCGCCGTTGGCAGCTGCACCCGCAGCGGAAAAATCACTGTCATCATGCTGCGTGCCTAAAGCGGGTAGTGGATGTTGTTAA
- a CDS encoding ArsR/SmtB family transcription factor — METKNITSALSALAQESRLSIFKLLVQAGPEGLPAGKIAEMTNIAPSSLSFHLKELLHADMVSAHQEGRFVIYAANFDTMNAVIRYLTENCCGGHPCAPTNEVCCTPNNVNNSGETP; from the coding sequence ATGGAAACAAAAAACATCACTTCAGCCCTCTCGGCCTTGGCGCAAGAATCGCGCTTGAGCATTTTTAAACTCTTGGTACAGGCGGGACCAGAGGGGCTGCCAGCGGGCAAAATAGCTGAAATGACAAACATTGCACCATCGTCGTTGTCCTTTCATTTGAAAGAACTGTTGCACGCCGACATGGTGAGTGCGCACCAAGAGGGGCGTTTTGTCATATATGCCGCGAATTTTGACACGATGAATGCAGTGATTCGTTATTTAACCGAAAACTGTTGTGGTGGTCATCCGTGCGCCCCCACAAATGAAGTGTGCTGCACGCCGAATAACGTGAATAACTCAGGAGAAACACCATGA
- a CDS encoding superoxide dismutase, with protein MEHTLPALPYAMDALAPTISQETLEFHYGKHHKAYVDNLNNLIKGGEFENSTLEEIIKKSSGGIFNNSAQVWNHTFYWNSLSPNGGGAPTGALADAINAKWGSFDNFKAEFSKTAVTTFGSGWAWLVKTPAGELELVSTSNAATPLTTDNKALLTCDVWEHAYYIDYRNTRPKYVESFWNLVNWDFVAANFAA; from the coding sequence ATGGAACACACTTTACCCGCCCTGCCATATGCAATGGACGCACTCGCACCGACAATCTCTCAAGAAACTTTAGAATTCCACTATGGCAAACACCATAAAGCATACGTTGACAACTTGAACAACCTCATCAAAGGTGGTGAATTCGAGAACTCAACTTTAGAAGAAATCATTAAAAAATCTTCAGGTGGCATCTTCAATAACTCAGCTCAAGTGTGGAACCACACATTCTACTGGAACAGCTTGTCACCCAATGGCGGCGGCGCACCAACAGGCGCGTTGGCTGATGCGATCAATGCGAAATGGGGTTCTTTTGACAACTTCAAAGCAGAATTCTCTAAAACAGCAGTGACAACCTTCGGTTCTGGCTGGGCATGGTTGGTGAAAACACCTGCAGGCGAACTCGAACTCGTTTCAACTTCAAACGCAGCCACACCTTTGACCACAGACAACAAAGCCTTGTTGACGTGCGACGTATGGGAACACGCTTACTACATCGACTACCGCAATACGCGTCCAAAATACGTTGAATCATTTTGGAATCTGGTGAACTGGGATTTCGTTGCAGCCAACTTCGCAGCTTAA
- a CDS encoding flavodoxin family protein, giving the protein MKTLLMVYHSQSGRTQSLIQAAYDGACASCAELMASSNAPHPSVDDDGTHIQVKLCHAREVEADVVRRADALLLATPENFGYMSGELKAMFDRTYDVVREDTAGRSYGLIVSCGNDGRGAQAAVGRIMVGYGMALAHDVLIVRGEVKNVDVAEAYALGQYMAAALAMGLI; this is encoded by the coding sequence ATGAAAACCTTATTGATGGTTTATCACAGCCAGTCTGGGCGAACGCAATCATTGATACAAGCTGCGTACGATGGGGCGTGTGCCAGCTGTGCGGAGTTGATGGCGTCATCAAATGCACCTCATCCTTCAGTCGATGATGATGGCACGCATATTCAAGTTAAATTATGCCATGCACGTGAAGTTGAGGCCGATGTTGTACGCCGTGCGGATGCGTTGTTATTGGCCACGCCTGAAAATTTTGGTTATATGTCGGGCGAGTTGAAAGCCATGTTTGACCGCACTTATGATGTCGTGCGCGAAGACACCGCTGGTCGTTCTTATGGTTTGATTGTGAGTTGTGGCAACGATGGACGTGGTGCACAAGCGGCGGTGGGGCGCATCATGGTTGGTTATGGCATGGCACTGGCGCATGATGTTTTGATTGTGCGAGGTGAAGTGAAAAATGTTGATGTGGCAGAGGCATACGCATTGGGGCAATACATGGCGGCCGCCTTGGCGATGGGGTTGATTTAA
- a CDS encoding zinc-binding alcohol dehydrogenase family protein, which translates to MKAVAYQTSLPITDERSLMDVELPVPEPMGRDILVEIKAISANPVDTKVRRSSGAAEGQWKVLGWDATGVVRAVGADVGLFKVGDEVWYAGDITRAGANSEFHVVDERIVGRKPSALSFAEAAALPLTGITAWEILFDRLLIAKNGDVKKNIIIIGAAGGVGSIMVQLLRELTPFTIIGTASRTDTHDWLKQLGVHHVINHHEPLAPQLAAVGIESVDYVASLTHTHLYFEQLAQLLAPQGHFALIDDPEYIDVRLLKRKSISLNWESMFTRSMFKTDDMIAQHELLNELADMVDAGRITSTVAERFGLINAENLKRAHALLESGGSRGKIVLEGF; encoded by the coding sequence ATGAAAGCGGTTGCTTATCAAACTTCGTTGCCCATCACCGATGAACGCTCACTGATGGATGTCGAATTGCCTGTTCCTGAGCCGATGGGGCGAGATATTTTGGTTGAAATCAAGGCCATTTCTGCCAATCCAGTCGATACCAAGGTGCGTCGCTCAAGCGGTGCGGCTGAGGGACAGTGGAAAGTTTTGGGTTGGGATGCGACTGGGGTGGTGCGTGCGGTCGGGGCGGATGTGGGTTTGTTTAAGGTGGGTGATGAGGTGTGGTATGCGGGTGACATCACGCGCGCTGGTGCGAACAGTGAATTTCATGTGGTCGATGAGCGCATCGTGGGGCGAAAGCCGAGTGCTTTGAGTTTTGCCGAAGCTGCAGCGTTGCCTTTGACTGGCATCACGGCTTGGGAAATTTTATTTGATCGTTTGTTGATTGCCAAAAATGGCGATGTGAAAAAAAACATCATTATCATTGGTGCGGCGGGTGGCGTGGGTTCAATCATGGTTCAGCTGTTGCGTGAGTTGACCCCATTCACCATCATTGGTACGGCATCTCGTACCGATACCCATGATTGGCTGAAGCAGCTTGGTGTGCATCACGTCATCAATCACCATGAGCCTTTGGCGCCGCAGTTGGCCGCTGTTGGCATTGAATCGGTGGATTATGTGGCCAGTCTGACGCATACCCATTTGTATTTTGAGCAGTTGGCTCAATTGCTCGCTCCCCAAGGGCATTTTGCTTTGATTGATGATCCTGAATACATCGATGTGCGTTTGCTTAAACGCAAAAGCATCAGTTTAAATTGGGAGTCAATGTTTACCCGATCGATGTTTAAAACCGATGACATGATTGCTCAGCATGAGCTGTTGAATGAACTGGCGGACATGGTCGATGCAGGGCGAATCACCAGTACAGTGGCGGAGCGGTTTGGCCTGATCAATGCTGAGAATTTAAAGCGTGCGCATGCTTTGCTTGAAAGTGGTGGCAGCCGTGGGAAAATCGTGCTGGAGGGATTTTGA